In Acidobacteriota bacterium, a single window of DNA contains:
- a CDS encoding M24 family metallopeptidase, which yields MANHDLVARIQAALKEAGLPAWLFYGFHHIDPIALRILRFGEGYHATRRWFYWVPAEGQPRKLVHRIESGMLDHLPGEKTVYLRWQEFGQGIRTLLRGCSKVAMQYSSLPSISRVDAGTVDRVRDTGCQVLSSENLVQVFEAVWTADQLRGHRRCADILTRTVNQAFEHTADRVRAGQRVPETDIQNFILEAFEREDLVTDSPPIVGADGHAGNPHYSPSAESHGFVEKDSFLLVDLWAKENKPGAVFADITWTAYYGARVPGKIAQVFEVVRGGRDAGYQLLRDRWEAGSPVQGWEVDDAARKVISEAGYGDDFVHRLGHNLGEETHGNGVNFDNLETHDVRQVIAGIGCTIEPGVYLSDFGIRSEIDVYMDPEKGPQITTPPQNELLHFDV from the coding sequence ATGGCCAATCATGATCTCGTAGCCCGCATCCAAGCAGCCCTCAAGGAGGCCGGACTGCCGGCCTGGCTCTTCTACGGCTTTCACCACATCGATCCCATCGCCCTGCGCATCCTCCGCTTCGGCGAGGGCTATCACGCCACCCGGCGCTGGTTTTACTGGGTGCCCGCCGAAGGCCAGCCGCGCAAGCTGGTGCACCGCATCGAATCAGGGATGCTCGACCACCTGCCCGGCGAGAAGACGGTCTACTTGCGCTGGCAGGAATTTGGACAGGGCATCCGCACCCTGCTTCGCGGCTGCTCCAAGGTGGCCATGCAGTATTCGTCGCTGCCCTCCATATCCCGGGTGGACGCCGGGACCGTCGACCGGGTGCGCGACACCGGATGCCAGGTGCTGTCCTCTGAGAACCTCGTGCAGGTCTTCGAGGCCGTATGGACGGCTGATCAGCTTCGAGGTCACCGGCGTTGCGCCGACATTTTGACCCGCACCGTCAACCAGGCCTTCGAGCACACGGCGGACCGGGTGCGCGCGGGCCAGAGGGTGCCGGAAACCGACATCCAGAACTTCATCCTCGAAGCCTTTGAGCGGGAGGACCTGGTGACCGATTCGCCGCCTATCGTGGGGGCGGACGGGCACGCCGGCAATCCCCACTATTCGCCCTCCGCCGAGTCCCATGGTTTCGTGGAGAAGGACAGCTTCTTGCTGGTCGACCTGTGGGCCAAGGAAAACAAGCCCGGGGCGGTCTTCGCCGACATCACCTGGACGGCCTACTACGGCGCCCGCGTCCCCGGCAAGATCGCACAGGTCTTCGAGGTCGTGCGCGGGGGACGCGACGCCGGCTACCAGCTTCTTCGCGACCGCTGGGAGGCGGGTTCGCCGGTGCAGGGATGGGAAGTCGACGATGCCGCCCGCAAGGTGATTTCAGAGGCCGGCTACGGAGACGACTTCGTGCATCGCCTGGGCCACAACCTGGGCGAGGAAACCCACGGAAACGGGGTCAACTTCGACAATCTTGAAACCCACGACGTGCGTCAGGTCATCGCCGGAATCGGATGCACCATCGAGCCGGGCGTCTACCTTTCCGACTTCGGCATCCGCTCCGAGATCGACGTCTACATGGACCCCGAAAAGGGACCCCAGATCACCACGCCGCCCCAGAACGAATTGCTGCATTTCGATGTCTGA
- a CDS encoding ABC transporter substrate-binding protein, whose translation MRKIWTVAGLLVLTACVGSQTSDTRPDRQSFPIPEDALTVQTEGILGGTLKYPLQRDPATFNIVGAQDTRSRLISGLFTATLLELDRVSQTPSPGVVREWLWSEDGLTLDLTLRRGLKFSDGEPIDIDDLIFSLNKILEPASVTSLRSSLLFEGQSIEVEAVDEWTARLNLARPDASFESFLANWPLLPKHRFGDAGQAIETYWTLETPLEELTGAGPFRIDEYVPSSHMLLRRNPHYWKVDSQGRRLPYLDAIRISFISEIDQQALRLRNGELDLIDHALLPDLFRQLQQDSSLTAFNAGPSGDLVLFWFNFNLDTEPPPGSPFLSAAKKRWFADFSFRRAVDLAINRRQVAEVAFDGQAQPARGIASNETWIAPSLQETMQDLEKARRLLTRAGFRLDENGVLTDSQGVAVELELTALDTPTTLTTASMLQQDLQALGIQVNINRQELRAVASRVMGSRLYDVAVAIFSIPLEPSELSNVLFSSSQMHLWHPLQAEPATEWERQIDQLMSAQRAASNLEERQQMIYRAQELLHQQKVLLPIVQRDQLIAHVPALRNIKPTKPSPGVLWNAWEIFFAQP comes from the coding sequence ATGCGGAAAATCTGGACCGTAGCGGGGCTTCTTGTGCTGACGGCCTGCGTCGGCAGCCAAACGTCCGACACCCGGCCTGACCGTCAGTCCTTCCCCATCCCCGAGGATGCACTGACGGTGCAGACTGAGGGCATACTGGGCGGAACCCTCAAGTATCCCCTGCAACGCGATCCGGCCACCTTCAACATTGTGGGCGCGCAGGATACGCGTTCCCGGCTGATCAGCGGTCTCTTCACGGCCACTCTGCTCGAGCTCGACCGCGTCAGCCAAACCCCGTCGCCGGGAGTCGTGCGCGAGTGGCTGTGGTCGGAGGACGGCCTCACCCTGGACCTGACGCTGCGCCGGGGACTCAAGTTCAGCGACGGCGAGCCCATCGACATCGACGACTTGATCTTCAGCCTCAACAAGATTCTCGAGCCCGCTTCGGTGACGAGTCTGCGCTCGTCCTTGCTGTTCGAGGGGCAGAGCATCGAGGTGGAAGCGGTCGACGAGTGGACGGCCCGCCTCAACCTGGCGCGTCCGGACGCCTCGTTCGAGTCTTTCCTGGCCAACTGGCCGCTGCTGCCCAAACACCGTTTCGGGGACGCCGGCCAGGCCATCGAAACCTACTGGACTCTGGAAACGCCCCTGGAGGAGTTAACGGGGGCCGGGCCCTTCCGCATCGACGAATACGTGCCCAGCAGCCACATGCTGCTGCGCCGCAATCCCCACTACTGGAAAGTCGACTCGCAGGGCCGGCGTCTGCCCTACCTGGACGCCATCCGCATCTCCTTCATCTCCGAGATCGACCAGCAGGCCCTGCGCCTGCGCAACGGCGAACTCGACTTGATCGACCACGCCCTTTTGCCCGACCTCTTCCGCCAACTCCAGCAGGACTCGTCGCTGACCGCCTTCAACGCGGGGCCTTCGGGCGACCTGGTGCTGTTTTGGTTCAACTTCAACCTGGACACCGAACCGCCTCCTGGCTCGCCCTTCCTGTCGGCGGCCAAGAAGCGCTGGTTTGCCGACTTCAGCTTCCGCCGGGCCGTCGACCTGGCCATCAACCGGCGTCAGGTCGCCGAAGTGGCCTTCGACGGACAGGCCCAGCCGGCCCGCGGCATCGCCAGCAACGAAACCTGGATCGCTCCCTCGCTGCAAGAGACCATGCAGGATCTGGAGAAGGCTCGACGGCTCTTGACAAGAGCCGGCTTTCGCCTCGACGAGAACGGCGTTCTGACCGATTCCCAGGGCGTGGCGGTGGAACTCGAGCTGACCGCGCTCGACACCCCGACGACCTTGACCACGGCCTCCATGCTGCAGCAGGACCTGCAGGCCCTGGGGATCCAGGTCAACATCAACCGGCAGGAATTGCGGGCCGTGGCGTCGCGCGTCATGGGGAGCCGCCTCTACGACGTGGCGGTAGCCATCTTCTCGATTCCGCTGGAACCCTCGGAACTCTCCAACGTGCTGTTTTCCTCCAGCCAGATGCACCTCTGGCATCCCTTGCAGGCCGAACCCGCCACCGAATGGGAACGGCAGATCGACCAGCTCATGTCGGCCCAGCGGGCCGCCTCCAACCTTGAAGAGCGCCAGCAAATGATCTATCGGGCCCAAGAACTGCTCCACCAACAAAAAGTGCTGCTGCCCATCGTGCAGCGCGATCAGCTCATCGCCCATGTTCCCGCACTGCGCAACATCAAGCCCACCAAGCCATCTCCCGGCGTGCTCTGGAATGCCTGGGAGATCTTCTTCGCCCAGCCTTGA
- a CDS encoding ABC transporter permease, with the protein MKRLGLILPAAFLLALLSVLWAAPFLAPYPPERQFRDFARMQPTPPLLRGPQGWTLRPHIHDYSPSRQADGRYRRLPSLLPVRFLVEAEPYEWMGMTWRTRFFGLDHPQRQIFLLGTDQVGRDVFSRLLHGGWTSLTIGIVGVLASALVGVILGSAAGYLGGFADTAVMRLADMVFALPALFLIIGLRALYPAQLPAGAGWWMLVTAFALVGWATLARVIRGQVLSLVNREFVLYARACGASHWWILTRHILPFTLNTLLVQATVLLPAFVLGEAALSFLGVGIQPPNPSWGNLLTEASRLPVMTDQPQRLAPGLLLLLCVLCLNLIADRIKGVTRQRQLW; encoded by the coding sequence ATGAAACGCCTGGGACTCATTCTGCCCGCGGCCTTCCTGCTGGCGCTCTTGAGCGTCCTCTGGGCCGCCCCGTTTCTGGCCCCCTATCCGCCTGAACGGCAGTTCCGCGACTTTGCCCGCATGCAACCCACCCCGCCCCTGCTGCGCGGTCCTCAAGGATGGACGCTGCGGCCCCACATCCACGACTACAGCCCCTCCCGCCAGGCCGACGGACGCTACCGACGCCTGCCAAGCCTGCTGCCGGTGCGCTTCTTGGTGGAGGCTGAACCCTACGAGTGGATGGGCATGACCTGGCGCACCCGCTTCTTCGGCCTGGACCATCCCCAGCGGCAGATCTTCTTGTTGGGAACCGATCAAGTCGGCCGCGACGTCTTCTCACGCTTGCTGCACGGCGGCTGGACCTCGCTCACCATCGGCATCGTGGGCGTCCTGGCCTCGGCCCTGGTCGGCGTGATCCTGGGATCAGCGGCGGGCTACCTGGGCGGATTCGCCGATACCGCGGTGATGCGGCTGGCCGACATGGTCTTCGCCCTTCCGGCCCTTTTTCTCATCATCGGACTGCGGGCCCTCTACCCGGCCCAACTGCCGGCCGGCGCAGGCTGGTGGATGCTGGTCACGGCCTTCGCGCTGGTGGGATGGGCCACCCTGGCCCGCGTCATCCGCGGACAGGTGTTGTCGCTGGTCAACCGCGAGTTCGTCCTCTACGCCCGGGCCTGCGGAGCCTCTCATTGGTGGATCCTGACCCGCCACATCTTGCCCTTCACCCTCAACACCCTGCTGGTTCAGGCCACGGTGCTGCTGCCGGCCTTCGTGCTGGGCGAAGCCGCCCTCAGCTTCCTGGGCGTGGGGATACAGCCGCCCAACCCCAGTTGGGGAAACCTGCTCACCGAGGCTTCCCGCCTTCCGGTCATGACCGACCAGCCCCAACGGCTGGCTCCGGGCCTGCTTCTGCTGCTTTGCGTGCTCTGCCTCAACCTGATCGCCGACCGCATCAAAGGCGTCACCCGCCAGCGCCAACTGTGGTGA
- a CDS encoding dolichyl-phosphate beta-glucosyltransferase, giving the protein MSRPALSVVIPAYNESKRLTRSLELIVDYLSRRQEAFEIVVVDDGSSDDTAELAAHFAESRQSPAKPGQWTLRVLVNSRNRGKGYSVRRGMLEARGHYALLTDADLSTPIEELAKLEREVRQSACQIALGSRGLKTSEVEVPQHGLRRLSGRTFNVIMRLVTGLPFKDTQCGFKLFELGRCRQLFQAQLLDGFGFDVEVLYLARKCGLRMAEVAVVWRNVEGSTVSFSSGLKAVWDLAVIRYYDIKRRYQTRS; this is encoded by the coding sequence ATGAGCCGTCCCGCCTTGTCGGTCGTGATTCCCGCCTACAACGAGTCAAAGCGGCTCACCCGCTCGCTGGAGCTCATCGTCGACTATCTCAGCCGGCGACAAGAGGCGTTCGAGATTGTGGTGGTGGACGACGGGTCAAGCGACGACACGGCCGAGTTGGCCGCCCACTTCGCCGAGTCCCGGCAAAGCCCGGCGAAGCCCGGCCAATGGACCCTGCGGGTGCTGGTCAACTCGCGCAACCGGGGCAAAGGATACAGCGTCCGCCGGGGAATGCTGGAGGCGCGGGGACACTACGCCTTGCTCACCGACGCCGACCTTTCCACACCCATCGAAGAATTGGCCAAGCTGGAGCGTGAGGTGCGTCAGAGCGCCTGCCAGATCGCCCTGGGCTCGCGCGGCCTCAAGACCTCTGAGGTCGAAGTGCCCCAGCATGGACTGCGCAGATTGTCGGGACGCACTTTCAACGTGATCATGCGCCTGGTCACCGGCCTGCCTTTCAAGGATACTCAATGCGGATTCAAGCTCTTCGAACTGGGTCGCTGCCGGCAACTCTTCCAAGCCCAGTTGCTTGACGGTTTCGGATTCGACGTCGAAGTGCTTTATCTGGCCCGCAAGTGCGGATTGCGGATGGCCGAGGTTGCCGTGGTCTGGCGCAACGTGGAAGGCTCCACCGTCAGCTTCTCCTCCGGACTGAAAGCAGTTTGGGACTTGGCGGTCATCCGCTACTATGACATCAAGCGACGCTACCAGACCAGATCCTGA
- a CDS encoding ABC transporter permease, which translates to MARFLLRRLGQTVILLLLVSFFVFLLVDAIPGDYLTEMQLNSSIPRERVEELRRDLGLDQPFYIQYATWLGGLLRGDFGYSFAQRRPANQLIAERLGNTLKLAAAAFFLILLLTFPPGIAAALAPGRWIDRLVLAFSMLGLSLPALLLGIAGVYLAFRTGLFPLGGLGGLHHLFLPSLVLALPNSAYLVRQLRLEMLDALKEPHVEAARARGLPPTRVVLHALRSALNPMISLLGVACGALLSGAVVVESIFDWPGLGDLVLESLLNRDLFVVLNSVLLAAVFVVLSNLAADFLLALNDPRIRTR; encoded by the coding sequence ATGGCACGGTTTCTGCTTCGGCGGCTGGGTCAGACGGTGATCCTGCTCCTGCTGGTCTCCTTCTTCGTCTTCCTGCTGGTGGACGCGATTCCCGGCGACTACCTGACCGAGATGCAGCTCAACTCCTCCATTCCCCGCGAGCGGGTGGAGGAGTTGAGACGTGATCTGGGACTCGACCAGCCTTTTTACATTCAGTACGCCACCTGGCTGGGCGGGCTTCTGAGGGGCGACTTCGGCTACTCTTTCGCCCAGCGCAGACCCGCCAACCAACTCATCGCCGAACGCCTGGGAAACACCCTGAAACTGGCCGCGGCCGCCTTCTTCCTGATCCTGCTGCTGACCTTTCCCCCCGGCATCGCCGCCGCCTTGGCTCCGGGCCGCTGGATCGACCGGCTGGTGCTGGCGTTCTCGATGCTGGGCCTCTCGCTGCCCGCCTTGCTGCTGGGGATTGCGGGCGTCTACTTGGCCTTCCGCACCGGCCTCTTCCCGCTGGGCGGACTGGGGGGACTGCACCACCTCTTCCTGCCCTCTCTGGTGCTGGCGCTGCCCAACTCGGCCTATCTGGTGCGGCAACTGCGCCTGGAGATGCTGGACGCGCTCAAGGAACCCCACGTGGAGGCGGCCCGGGCCCGCGGACTGCCGCCGACACGGGTCGTCCTGCACGCTCTGCGCTCCGCCCTCAATCCCATGATCTCGCTGCTGGGAGTGGCCTGCGGCGCCCTGCTCAGCGGGGCCGTGGTGGTGGAGAGCATCTTCGACTGGCCGGGGCTGGGCGATCTGGTGCTGGAGTCGCTGCTCAACCGCGACCTCTTCGTGGTGCTCAACAGCGTGCTGCTGGCAGCCGTTTTCGTGGTTCTCTCCAATCTGGCCGCCGATTTTCTGCTGGCCCTCAACGACCCCAGGATCCGAACCCGATGA